ttaaaaataaatttgcttaagGTGGCGAACTTTGGGACACTTACCTTATTATATCGGCCGACTGTTTGAAGTCTGTTGTGTGATTCTAGCGCAGAGTAGTGCAGGATGGCAAAACCTAACCCCATCCCCGAGTTGAAGCAGCGAGTGAAGACCCTGGAGGGACAGGTTCGACTGTTACTACCACTCCTTGAGGAGGTTAGAATCCTTAAGGAGAGGTTGGACTCTCGTCCCCTACTTAGCACCGGAGCTGGGAAGGAGGACAAAGAAGTTGAGAGGAAGAATGACTCTGAGGGGCTAGGAATGGCGCAGGACAGTCTGATATCTGAACAGAAGGAATTAGAAGAAACGCAGCAAAATCTTGTTAAGCTGGAAGTAGAATTGGAAAGGGTAAGAGATCTGTTGTTGTCATAGTTACAGTTAAAATGTTCACTTAATAACCTCTTCTTTCGGTAGGCAGTTGTTAATGTTTCCATCACATGACTTATATTATAGAAACGACAACATTTGTTTCTACAGCAAACTtgtcttttgtttgtttgtgctTCCAGGAGAAAGAAAAACTGAGACAGCAGCGGAAGAAATTTGAAGAAGGGAACAAATTGCGGCTACAGCTGGCAACAGTAAGTGTtgagctgttaccatggttacagaaAAAGTTTCCCTGATTTTATAATATTGTAGATGTGGTATGGATGGATTACTAGGAATACATTATACAGTACTAGTTACTGTTGCATACTTTCTTTATAAAACCTTTCGACCTTTCATCTAATTCTAATAATTTAAATTCCTCTGATCGAATATTTTCATTACAGAGAAGAGAGGAAGAACTGAGAAACCTCATACAGCAACTAGAGGACGAACGCCAGATGCGACGCCAGCAGGAAGCAGTAAGTGatgagctgttaccatggttacagtttTGAGAGAGTTTGTGAGATCCATTCACTCATCACTTATCTCATACATCAAATACACTGTCCCTGTCTTCATCAGTGTTGTCGTAGTCATTTTGTCCCTTGAGTACCTTCATTCGCCAAACTAGCTGATCATCCTCTGACCAAGTTTTATTCCTGTTACAGTGTATGGGACAAGAACTGGCGACGATCAGACAACAACTAGAGGCCCAGCTCGAGGGGCGACGTCAGGAGGAAGCAGTAAGTGATGAGCTGTTGCCATCGTTACAGTTTTGAGAGATTTTTAGATCAATTCTGTCCGTACAAATACAGTGCCCCCTTTTCATCAATATTATCTTTGTAATTTTCTCCATAGATATCCTTCATCCACCTTTATGTTTCAAGAAAAACTTCCCCTAACAAACTGATATTCCTCTGATGAGGTTTTGTTCCTGTTACAGAGTAAGGGACAAGAACTGGCGAAGCTCAGACAACAACTAGAGGCTGAGCGCGAGGGACGACGTCAGGAGGAAGCAGTAAGTGatgagctgttaccatggttacagttaGAGAGTGTTTTTGGAGATTCTTTCCATTAGTCCGTTCAAAAAACATCAAATACACTGTCCCCGTCCTTTTCAGTGTTATCGTTGATATTTTCTACCTAGAATACCTTCATTCACTTTATGTTTCAGGTAAGACTTTCGCCTAACCAACTGATCTATCTCTGACCAAGTTTTCTATCTGTTACAGAGTAAAGGACAAGAACTGACGAAGCTCAGACAACAACTAGAGGCTCAGCTCGAGGGGCGACGTCAGCAGGAAGCAGTAAGTGTTGTGCTGTTAAACTATGAGAGATTTTTGAGATCCATTCACTGATTCCGTATCTTATATTATACATCAAATACTCTGTCCCTGTCTTTATCAGTGTTGTCTTAATCATTTTCTACCTCGGTTTCCTTCATTCACCTTTATGTTGAGTCAAAAGTTTCGTCGAACAAACTGAAATTCTTCTGATGAGATTTTGTTCCTGTTACAGAGCAAGGGACAAGAACTGGCGAAGCTCAGACAACAACTAGAGGCTCAGATCGAGGGGCGACGTCAGCAGGAAGCAGTAAGTGATGAGCTGTTACCATCGTTACAGTTTTGAGAGATTTTTAGATCACTTCAGTCCGTAAAAATACAGTGCCCCCTTTTCATCAATATTATCTTTGTAATTTTCTCCATAGATATCCTTCATCCACCTTTATGTTTCAAGAAAAACTTCCCCTAACAAACTGATATTCCTCTGATGAGGTTTTGTTCCTGTTACAGAGTAAGGGACAAGAACTGGCGAAGCTCAGACAACAACTTGAGGCTGAGCGCGAGGGGCGACGTCAGGAGGAAGCAGTAAGTGATGaactgttaccatggttacagttaGAGAGTGTTTTTGGAGATTCTTTCCATTAGTCCGTTCAAAAAACATCAAATACACTGTCCTCGTCCTCTTCAGTGTTATCGTTGATATTTTCTACCTAGAATACCTTCATTCACTTTATATTTCAGGTAAGATTTTCGCCTAACCAACTGATCTATCTCTGACCAAGTTTTGTTCCTGTTACAGAGTAAAGGACAAGAACTGACGAAGCTCAGACAACAACTAGAGGCTCAGCTCGAGGGGCGACGTCAGCAGGAAGCAGTAAGTGTTGTGCTGTTACAACTATGAGAGAGTTTTTGAGATCCATTCACTGATTCCGTATCTTATATTATACATCAAATACTCTGTCCCTGTCTTTATCAGTGTTGTCTTAATCATTTTCTATCTCGGTTTCCTTCATTCACCTTTATGTTGAGTCAAAAGTTTCGTCGAACAAACTGAAATTCTTCTGATGAGATTTTGTTCCTGTTACAGAGCAAGGGACAAGAACTGGCGAAGCTCAGACAACAACTAGAGGCTCAGATCGAGGGGCGACGTCAGCAGGAAGCAGTAAGTGATGACCTGTTACCATCGTTACAGTTTTGAGAGATTTTTAGATCACTTCAGTCCGTACAAATACAGTGCCTCCTTTTCATCAATATTATCCTTGTAATTTTCTCCATAGATATCCTTCATCCACCTTCCCCTAACAAACTGATATTCCTCTGATGAGGTTTTGTTCCTGTTACAGAGTAAGGGACAAGAACTGGCGAAGCTCAGACAACAACTTGAGGCTGAGCGCGAGGGGCGACGTCAGGAGGAAGCAGTAAGTGATGaactgttaccatggttacagttaGAGAGTGTTTTTGGAGATTCTTTCCATTAGTCCGTTCAAAAAACATCAAATACACTGTCCCCGTCCTTTTCAGTGTTATCGTTGATAGTTTATACCTAGAATACCTATATTCACTTTATGTTTCAGGTAAAACTTTCGCCTAACCAACTGATCTATCTCTGACCAAGTTTTGTTCCTGTTACAGAGTAAAGGACAAGAACTGACGAAGCTCAGACAACAACTAGAGGCTCAGTTCGAGGGGCGACGTCAGCAGGAAGCAGTAAGTGATGCGCTGTTACAACTATGAGAGAGTTTTTGGaatccattcactcattccttaTCTTATATTAAACATCAAATACTCTGTCTCCATCATTGTTGTCTTAATCATTTTCTACCTCGGTTTCCTTCATTCACCTTTATGTTGAAGCAATACTTTCGCCTAACAAACTGATATTCCTCTGATGAGGTTTTGTTCCTGTTACAGAGTAAGGGACAAGAACTGGCGAAACTCAGACAACAACTTGAGACTGAGCGCGAGCGGCGACGTCAGCAGGAAGCAGTAAGTGATaagctgttaccatggttacagtttTGAGAGATTTATTAGATCAATTCAGTCCGTACAAATACAGTGCCCCCTTTCGTAAATATTGTCTTTGTAATTTTCTGCATagatttctttcatctaccttcATGTTTCGAGTAAAACTTCCCCTAACAAACTGATATTCCTCTGATGAGGTTTTGTTCCTGTTACAGAGTAAGGGACAAGAACTGGCGAAGCTCAGACAACAACTAGAGGCTGAGCGCGAGGGACGACGTCAGCAGGAAGCAGTGAGTGATGAACTGATACCATGGTTACAGTTAGAGAGTGTTTTTGGAGATTCTTTCCATTAGTCCGTTCAAAAGACATCAAATACACTGTCCCCGTCCTCATCAGTGTTATCGTTGATATTGTCTCCCTAGAATACCTTCATTCACTTTATGTTTCAGGTAAAACTTTCGCCTAACCAACTGATCTATCTCTGACCAAGTTTTGTTTCTGTTACAGAGTAAAGGACAAGAACTGACGAAGCTCAGACAACAACTAGAGGCTCAGCTCGAGGGGCGACGTCAGCAGGAAGCAGTAAGTGTTGTGCTGTTACAACTATGAGAGAGTTTTTGAgatccattcactcattccatatcttatattatacataaaatattCTGTCCCTGTCTTCATCAGTGTTGTCTTAATCATTTTCTACCTAGGTTTCCTTCATTCACCTTTATGTTGAAGCAATACTTTTCCCTAACGAACTGATATTCCTCTGACCAAGTCTTGTTCCTGTTCCAGAGTAAGGGACAAGAACTGGCGAAGCTCAGGCAACAAGTAGAAGCTGAGCGCGAGGAGCGACGTCAGCAAGAAGCAGTAAGTGatgagctgttaccatggttacaatTTTGAGAAAGTTTCTGAGatccattcgttcattccttaTCTTAGGTATCAAACAAACTGACCCTGTCTTCATCAGTGTTATCGTGGTGATTTTCTCCCTAGATTTCCTTCATTAACCTTTATTTTTCAGAACTATTCCATAAACTGAAATTCTTCTGATGAGGTTTTGTTCCTCTTACAGAGTAAGGGACAAGAACTGGCGAAGCTCAGACAACAACTAGAGGCTGAGCGCGAGGGGCGACGTCAGCAAGAAGCAGTAAGTGatgagctgttaccatggttacagttttgagaatttttttcgaAATCCATTCGCTCATTCTGTACCTTAGATATCAAAAACACTGACTCCGTCTTCATCAGTGTTCGTGTAGTCATTTTCTCCCTAGAATACCTACATTACCTTTATGTTTCAGGTAAAACTTTCCCCTAAGGAACTGATATTCTTCTGACTAGGTTTTGTTCCTGTTACAGAGTAAGGGACAAGAACTGGCGACGCTCAAACAAGAACTAGAGCTGAATATCtttataaaatctgtacaacTGGAGGCTGAGCGCGAGGAGCGTCGTCGGCAGGAAGCAGTAAGTGatgagctgttaccatggttacaatTATGGGAGAGTTTTTGGAGATCCATTCGCTCGTTCTGTACCTTAGGTATCAAATACACTGACTCCGTCTTCATCAGTGTTGGCGTAGTGATTTTCTCCTAGAATACCTACATTACCTTTATGTTCCAGGCACGACTTTCCCCTAACGAACTGATATTCTTCTCACCACGTTTTGTTTCTGTTACAGAGTAAGGAACAAGAACTGGCGAAGCTCAGTCAAGAACTGGAGGCTGAACGCGAGAGGCAACGTCAGCACGAAGCAGTAAGTGATGAGCTGTAACCATGGTTACAGTTACGAGGGGATTTTCCGTacagtttttcattttatttactacaCACAATAATAGCACAGTATCTTCACAGACATTGTCTAATGTTAACTAAACTGTATTTATTCCAGTGCAATGCTGCCATTAGTAGTGGCCAGTGACGttacatacttatggcttttaaggaacccgaaggttcattgctgccctcacataagcccgccattgatccctatcctgagcaagattaatccagtctctaccatcatatcccacctacctcaaatccattttaatattatcttcccatctacgtctcggcctccccaaaggtcttattccctctggcctcccaactaacactcgatatgcatttctagattcgcccatacttttttttatttggttatttaacgacgttgtatcaactacgaggttatttagcgtcgataagattgttgatagcgagatggtatttggcgagatgaggccgaggatttgccatagattacctgtcattcaccttacggttggggaaagcctcgaaaaaaaccaaccatgtaatcaaccctgctcatctcaaacatctgaatttaatgttcttaattatgtcaggtgaagaataaaatgcgttcagttctgtgttgtgtaactttctccattctcctgtaacttcatccctcttagccccaaatattttcctaagcacttattctcaaacacccttaacctctgttcctttcttaaagtaagagtccaggtttcataaccatacagaacaaccggtaatataactgtttaataaattctaactttcagattttttgacagcagactggatgataaaagcttctcaaccgaataataacaggcatttcccattctgcgtttaatttcctcccgagcatcatttatactAATTAcctttgcttcaaaatattttaatttttccacctcttcaaaggataaatttccaatttgcatttcgtacaatattctggtcacgagacataatcttatactttgtcttttcgggaccaGTAACGTTACTGTAATAAATCTTTATTGCCACTTTTACTACAATTCTTACTACtgatattgctgtaattatttctACTTCCACTTGTACTGTTTTATTACTGGCATTACTCTCCCGGTAATTAATCCTAGTGCCACTAATTGTACTATTGacttttattactgattttttttaattattcctaATGCCACTTGTGGTACTAGAGTCATTAGTACtgacattattgtaattttcCTACTGCCATTTGTACaactattgttattagtattgacATTACTGTAATAATGACTACTGCTAGTTGTATTGCTATTGTTACCGCTACTGACATTTCACtttcaccacagtctaatatatacaatcgcgcaacttcaacactttttttgccaacattcacgacactagcgctcatgcggcaggcaaggcactggtcgtaaggttgatacagccagcacgtgctttaaaagtatgcgagatgttataataatgttttaatcatgcgtcggaataaaggcaatgtgtgcaatgacgaaaattgcagtaacaacaagtttaaatctccgaatttatcgttctttagattccctaaagaccaagagaaaatcataactcagtcataacctataatccacgttgtaggtagcctacgtattgtgttctataaaacatttattagttatcaattacctatttgtatgtcaggaaggagagtttaaataaaaacaaagtaaatacctgttacagtatattattgttttgcagagatcatgtgtaaatgtgtaaccattccgattttggataatgtatctacagtttttaatgcaagtaatgccataatttttgtattcatgttttttttttctttatatttttcaaaagttgaatgttatattgcattcaagtagggattatggtgttaattttttcaaggattcatggcgtattataatccttttgcaaaatattcacttcttgaataaatccagattgtgtcgataaatttctgatgtgttggtgtagattcatgtggcagacgtattaagttctcaagaaataaaagagcctttttaaatttaatataaaaagcaatcttttctgtaataatttgcatgactgttattggtgttgattttacattcccagtgattatttgagccgttcagagcagaagtggtataagtcaaaattaggtaattaggtttaaagtaaaaattctgtaaaatacagcgcaaagtagcaattaatatatccttcgtgctattcactgactactaatagtttaaataaattcaatattaactgctactttgcgctgtattttacagaatgtttactttaaccctcattacccatttttgacttacaccacttctgctctggaaataaaattaggcctacattttctgagttaattgaagttgcaattttttcaatctaattgtgtgttaatttatttgttctcacctacgtcataataacagtaagtgcatgtaaattacgtattatataggtagggtaagttaaaattaagcttatgtgtgaaaactggaaatgtaatgtaaaatgcggtaaactttccataaaaatttaaaccataatatcagcactattagctagtcaaaataataataaaaaaaaattgaaaaataatgaacttcataattcaatatctgtcaaattaaggtttaaatcttcccctttttttatttttaagtttacctcagcggccgagtttaccccaatttgcgatatggaaaatagttaatttctcaggaaatagggagaggagttcaccacgggatgtaccctacgagatatgccctacaattttgactcttctcacaggaaatatagagttccaatggtttataaatatatttaggaatgaattgaattaaccatccacgtacaaacaattatattatttcaaaccatgatacgtgatcagggccatgattcagttgtaaggagcagaaagaattacgtttattcccagcttctgaaacttgtagattaactgcgtgtgaaattcttccagaaTTCTAAAGCAGAATTAGTatgaaccatatacacttattgtatagcataaaaatataaaataaattacgcaaaacccattttctgatgtgttatcatatgtcgtgtgcacacttttaacttgactgccgctagagggctactgtcgcgccagctgtcaaatgttggcatattttatacgtatgagttgcgtgactgtatctactagactgtgctttcacTTCTTCCTACaacccaacgagttagaaagatcTCTTTCTATCTCGTTGCTACAACCTAAACCTTGACCAAAACTatttccgacttgacagtttacagagaagaGGGAGCAGTGTTgccatgttgcccatctttcgtgtaaggcagcgcgctgccgatagagtgcagtaatgaacggctgacatttctaaccaatttgttgaacactacggattaaaattagtgtacattattatttttattattcattttactattactattagtagtagtagtagtagtagtagtagtagtagtagtagtagtagtagtagtagtagtagtagtagtagtagtaccggtattcttcaatgtaataccgttagaaaagcgtcgaaagaactataaactgtaaaaacaggtttaaatttaatgctaagcctttacttttatgagtgccggtattcttcaatataatattgttataaagGCGATGAAaaaactgtaaactgtaaaaatatttatgattaaaaataataGGACGATTTGCGCCAACGGTAAAGAGGCCCACCATaatctttttccctctcaaaatactctcttacgttACACACCATttctcgcgcttgactctttaacggggcaccttgtccaatattctttgtcCTCCGCCTGCCTTTTCTTCCTTCCGACagtgcacaagtcacctgtttagaaaatctcacagaaactagaaaacacacactagtcacacactccaccaatgacaacgaagataatacgtgtaatataatttaaacacaataattatcgagacactaaaacaataatacaactaaatcatattttcaattcacacaaagcacgcgctaaccagccaactcaaagtaaTTCCGGACACTGTATTCATATTCACCACTAGACCgtgagattataataataataataataataataataataataataataataataataataataataataataatgatttatttaacctggccatacggccttctctaacactcaaccaggagtaaaactgcgttacaaaaaacactacaaatttacaaagtacactacaattttacacacaaaactgaatagataataataataaaatgtaaacaacaagtaagtagaaatcagacataatatataacatacagaaagaaagaaaaaagcataataaaatgtgaacagcaggtcaaaataaatgatatatacaaagtataaaaaataagacaattattgataataataataataataataataataataataataataataataataataataataatgataaaaaataagaatagtagtactaataataataataataataataataa
This sequence is a window from Periplaneta americana isolate PAMFEO1 chromosome 2, P.americana_PAMFEO1_priV1, whole genome shotgun sequence. Protein-coding genes within it:
- the LOC138695378 gene encoding trichohyalin-like encodes the protein MAKPNPIPELKQRVKTLEGQVRLLLPLLEEVRILKERLDSRPLLSTGAGKEDKEVERKNDSEGLGMAQDSLISEQKELEETQQNLVKLEVELEREKEKLRQQRKKFEEGNKLRLQLATRREEELRNLIQQLEDERQMRRQQEACMGQELATIRQQLEAQLEGRRQEEASKGQELAKLRQQLEAEREGRRQEEASKGQELTKLRQQLEAQLEGRRQQEASKGQELAKLRQQLEAQIEGRRQQEASKGQELAKLRQQLEAEREGRRQEEASKGQELTKLRQQLEAQLEGRRQQEASKGQELAKLRQQLEAQIEGRRQQEASKGQELAKLRQQLEAEREGRRQEEASKGQELTKLRQQLEAQFEGRRQQEASKGQELAKLRQQLETERERRRQQEASKGQELAKLRQQLEAEREGRRQQEASKGQELTKLRQQLEAQLEGRRQQEASKGQELAKLRQQVEAEREERRQQEASKGQELAKLRQQLEAEREGRRQQEASKGQELATLKQELELNIFIKSVQLEAEREERRRQEASKEQELAKLSQELEAERERQRQHEADSRAAAVRLLREVGADLEKADKAERTPLHLAAKRGDTHEVQVLLDAGSQVSAMDRGGRTPLYLAAWGGHHGACRALLAAGAQLDLRAGVSGWTALHVAAYSGHREVCQLLLTAGARPNEPDNDQWTSLHQAARRGSAPVVQLLLQHGAERGARDSQGRTALDVARRWEHTEVVAMLESLFEVLIVWFLFPVCRMAKPNAIHDADELKKILKLRERELRETQAELEKLKQESEREKAELRQKYEEEHQLRLQQEETYQERLVNLGQELEAEREMGWQLEVRYKQDLGNLRQELEAEREMRRQQEAEHRAAAVQVLCEVGADLKETHRDGRRTELHWAAERGDTHRVQGLLHAGSQVNAVDPIGCTPLYLAALGGRLDACRALLAAGARLDVKGGPSGWTTLHVAARHGHPAVCQLLLAAGARPNEPDDDEQWTALHCAAEEGHAPVVQLLLQHGAQRGAKDKKGRTALDLARQNGRISVAVMLQS